A window from Plasmodium relictum strain SGS1 genome assembly, chromosome: 7 encodes these proteins:
- a CDS encoding serine/threonine protein kinase, putative: MSLYLKKTFFKNYKTNSNSLSEFSFDSYKHNNLPCNKNSFSDNEQIGLKCYNNKRNSTFKKIKNKYNKATYREANECKIKKSNFTPKNELKKKPNINEKDHCFNEIYTIFNYDYIRVIRNIKKLKQEKDNKENSKFNELSYFKSEKEKIDILNKIKNEKIIQFNPFMIHIESEYTIYSKKYKKINIIYVKEYDKKKKKFLVKKKVKKIYKFPNEIVFSPFLNSFICYENIVKLEKYITKNLYHENIIKMLSHFYFNDEIITFYEYGGTSLMKWNKEKKIFQLQEFLEQNVKKEKKKKRKINNSYNIISKEKKRIKYESEIIGKANIIRQQNSSIDYENHNKIIYQNKKKAIKNNILFCKRKEKESKKKKKKKKIFVYPEYLIAEILRQLLKVCFFLYKQKIFHSDIKPSNIVTNNIKKKNLNSIYFCKKTNKWYIRKKGKVIKKNFFIKLIDFEFSQKIYEEKANTGGTTSLFKPLEDFQKMKIYVSSKIVWLLGITIFILSTGKHPFSKINNDMHIFYLIQNKKFNLNRQFMHYNYFSDSFKDLLQKMLEINFKKRISFFDLFFHPFVLFG; encoded by the coding sequence atgagtttgtatttaaaaaagacattttttaaaaattataaaaccAACTCAAATTCTTTATCAGAATTTTCATTTGATAGCTATAAGCACAATAATTTACCttgtaataaaaattcttttagtGATAATGAACAGATAGGGTTGAAatgttataataataaaagaaatagcacttttaaaaaaataaaaaataaatataataaagcaACTTATCGTGAAGCGAATGaatgtaaaattaaaaaaagcaaTTTCACAccaaaaaatgaattaaaaaaaaagccCAACATAAATGAAAAGGATCATTGttttaatgaaatttatACAATTTTTAACTATGATTACATAAGAGTtattagaaatataaaaaaactaaagcaagaaaaagataataaagaaaacagTAAGTTTAATGAGCTATCCTATTTTAAaagtgaaaaagaaaaaattgatatactaaataaaattaaaaatgaaaaaattatccAATTTAATCCATTTATGATACATATAGAGAGTGAATATACTATATATtctaaaaagtataaaaaaataaatatcatCTATGTAAaagaatatgataaaaaaaaaaaaaaatttcttgtaaaaaaaaaagttaaaaaaatttataaatttccGAATGAAATTGTTTTTAGCCCATTTTTAAATAGCTTTATATGCTATGAAAATATAGTAAAACTAGAAAAGTATATaactaaaaatttatatcacgaaaatattattaaaatgctatcacatttttattttaatgatgaaattattactttttatgAATATGGAGGTACTTCTCTTATGAAAtggaataaagaaaaaaaaatttttcagCTACAAGAATTTCTAGAACAAAAcgtaaaaaaggaaaaaaaaaaaaaaaggaaaataaataattcatataatatCATCagtaaagagaaaaaaagaataaaatatgaaagtGAAATTATAGGGAAAGCAAATATAATAAGACAACAAAACTCTTCTATTGACTATGAGAATCACAATAAAATAATCTAtcaaaataagaaaaaagccattaaaaataacatattattttgtaaaagaaaagaaaaagaatcaaaaaaaaaaaaaaaaaaaaaaaaaatttttgtatatCCAGAATATCTAATAGCAGAAATATTAAGACAACTACTAAAagtttgtttttttttgtataaacaaaaaatatttcatagcGATATTAAACCATCTAACATAGtaacaaataatataaaaaagaaaaatttaaactcaatttatttttgtaaaaaaactaataaatggtatataagaaaaaaaggaaaagtaataaaaaaaaatttttttattaaactaATAGACTTTGAATTCTCCCAAAAGATTTATGAAGAAAAGGCAAACACTGGTGGTACtacttctttatttaaacCGTTAGAAgattttcaaaaaatgaaaatttatgtTTCCTCAAAAATTGTTTGGCTTTTAGgaataacaatttttattttatcaacaGGCAAACATCCTTTTAGTAAAATAAACAATGACatgcatattttttatttaattcaaaataaaaaatttaatttaaatagacAGTTTATGCACTATAATTATTTCTCTGATTCTTTTAAAGATTTACTTCAAAAAATGTtagaaattaattttaaaaaaagaatttctttctttgatttattttttcaccCTTTTGTGCTTTTCGGATAA
- the GK gene encoding guanylate kinase, putative, with product MRKIAPLVICGPSGVGKGTLIKKLLNEFPHFFRFSVSCTTRKRREKEINGVDYYFLNREDFEEKIKKNYFLEYDNYANNLYGTLKSEYDKAENEQKICLFEMNINGVKQLKTSEHIKNAIYIFVKPPSNDILLNRLKNRNTENESQINKRMEELKRELDEANKIDFNFYIINDELEKTYEELRNFLLKSYEHLKK from the coding sequence atgaggAAAATTGCACCTTTAGTAATATGTGGACCATCTGGGGTTGGTAAAGgaacattaataaaaaaactgTTGAATGAATTCCCTCATTTTTTTCGATTTTCCGTAAGTTGTACTACTAGAAAAAGAAgggaaaaagaaataaatggAGTTGActactattttttaaatagagaagattttgaagaaaaaattaaaaaaaattattttttagagTATGATAATTAtgcaaataatttatatggtACTTTAAAAAGTGAATATGATAAGGCAGAAAATGAACAAAAGATATGCTTATTtgaaatgaatataaatggAGTAAAGCAATTAAAAACTAGTGAACACATAAAGAAtgctatttatatttttgtaaaaccACCAAGTaatgatattttattaaatagattaaaaaatagaaatacaGAAAATGAGagtcaaattaataaaagaatggaagaattaaaaagagaattagaTGAAGCAAACAAAATTGATTTCAACttctatataataaatgatgAACTAGAAAAGACATATGAAGAACTAAGgaactttttattaaaatcttatgaacatttaaaaaaatga
- the TAF7 gene encoding transcription initiation factor TFIID subunit 7, putative gives MIEKKNENFKKISLNVRKNENDLNEQNIANNESKIKPNPKEIIQTLNTIENIREGTYEYKDLQEIYFMNDLDLLNIVNDTKNGEDKIKNKDNNNNVYMLDSDVDKVCIIRFPLSISKEIKKYLLKKNLELEIHPTSLLNSRFFIIHFKNINKKFYGILVELATHIEIHKTLDGINLYKTSDVSQMIYVYENNKNSKKLLKRFINNNFQLNSGISNKTNNFNFQNYAKLYKYHDIYFAQKLIYEYLNSDFYDYYDMYVKTYNEMLNHISIEKENNKQSEIVDELTDLSEILSSLDNTYNIMNQIEKENGNINFEVLLNYEIENENYESDVSDLLLGGNYYLKKKQ, from the exons atgatagaaaaaaaaaatgaaaattttaaaaagatttCCCTTAATgttagaaaaaatgaaaatgatttgAATGAACAAAATATAGCAAATAATGAATCAAAGATTAAACCAAATCCAAAAGAAATTATCCAAACAtt AAACACAATTGAGAATATTAGAGAAGGTACATATGAATATAAAGATTTGCaggaaatttattttatgaatgatttagatttattaaatatagtaaatgatacaaaaaatggagaagataaaataaaaaataaagataataataataatgtataTATGCTAGATAGTGATGTTGATAAAGTTTGTATAATTCGATTTCCTTTATCAATttcaaaagaaataaaaaaatatttattaaaaaaaaatttagaattgGAAATTCACCCAACAAGTTTATTAAATTCaagattttttataattcattttaaaaatataaataaaaagttttatgGCATATTAGTTGAATTAGCTACACATATAGAAATACATAAAACGTTGGATGGAATAAATCTTTATAAAACAAGTGATGTGTCTCAAATGATATAtgtatatgaaaataataagaatagTAAAAAACTTCTCAAaagatttataaataataattttcaattaaatagTGGTATTAGCAATAAaactaataattttaattttcaaaattatgCAAAACTTTATAAATATCATGATATATACTTTGCTCAGAAGcttatatatgaatatttaaattctGATTTTTATGATTATTATGATATGTATGTTAAAACATATAATGAAATGCTTAATCATATAAgtattgaaaaagaaaataataaacaaaGCGAAATAGTAGATGAATTAACAGATTTATCGGAAATATTAAGTTCACTTGATAATACTTATAATATAATGAAtcaaatagaaaaagaaaatggaaATATTAACTTTGaagtattattaaattatgaaattGAAAATGAAAACTATGAATCAGATGTGTCTGATTTATTATTAGGAGGAAattattacttaaaaaaaaaacagtgA
- a CDS encoding RNA-binding protein, putative — protein sequence MSIKSKIDMSLDELIEKENIKVNLKSSNEKKTVNKFIDKNTGQKYLHSIIISNVNSKNLELYKKEFSKFGKIYNIYHDNDKKITYVKYDNKNSCDNAISTMNNKTLDGDTITIVLGKKILDKKNGKNMNQNNIINNNLNNNKIIPPFKVPIYNPNAFPYYVNNNYSPYNNMPYPNTYQNNFFEKNITPYNNSNKNIYETHKNNTIIVTNVPTYLNAEDIFSAFQETGKIVDVQILMNEKRKLTGIVSIEYEKNEAASDAVRMYDGGFLNDNRIRVFLDCR from the exons ATGagtataaaaagtaaaatagaTATGAGTTTAGATGAACTCATAGAAAAGGAAAACATAAAAGTTAATTTGAAATcttcaaatgaaaaaaagactgttaataaatttatagataaaaatactG gtCAGAAGTATTTACATAGCATAATTATATCTAATGTTAATAGCAAAAATTTAGAATTGTATAAAAAAGAGTTTAGTAAATTTgggaaaatatataatatatatcacgacaatgataaaaaaattac GTATGTtaaatatgataataaaaattcgtGTGACAATGCTATAAGTACTATGAATAACAAAACATTAGACGGGGATACTATTACAATTGTTTTg gGCAAAAAGATATTGGATAAAAAGAATGGAAAGAATATGaatcaaaataatattattaataataatttgaataataataaaattattcctCCTTTTAAAGTTCCCATTTATAATCCAAATGCTTTTCCTtattatgtaaataataacTACTCCCCTTATAATAATATGCCATATCCCAATACttatcaaaataatttttttgaaaaaaatattacaccttataataatagtaataaaaatatttatg aaacaCACAAAAATAATACCATAATAGTAACAAATGTTCCTACTTATTTAAATGCTGAAGATATTTTTTCAGCTTTCCAAGAAACTGGAAAGATTGTTGATGTGCAAATACTTATGaatgaaaaa agaaAATTAACGGGAATTGTGAGTAttgaatatgaaaaaaatgaagcaGCATCTGATGCAGTACGAATGTATGATGGAggatttttaaatgataacCGAATTAGAGTATTTTTAGATTGCCGTtaa